The window TGCAGCGGTACACCTACATCTCGATGCTGGCCGCGCTGTTCCTGCTGATCCTTCCGATGTTCTTCCCCGCGGTGAACGGCGCCAAGATCTGGATCAAGATCCCCGGCGTCGGCACGATCCAGCCGGGAGAGTTCGCGAAGATCATCATCGCGGTCTTCTTCGCCGGCTACCTCATGGTCAAGCGCGACGCCCTGGCCCTGGCGAGCAGGCGCTTCATGGGCCTCTACCTGCCCCGCGGCCGCGACCTGGGACCGATCCTGATGGTCTGGGCCTTCTCGATCCTGATTCTCGTCTTCGAGACCGACCTCGGTTCCTCGCTCCTGTTCTTCGGCATGTTCATCGTCATGCTCTACGTCGCCACCGAGCGCACCAGCTGGATCGTGTTCGGCCTGCTGATGTCGGGGGCGGGTGCCGTGGGTGTGGCGACGTTCGAGCCGCACGTGCAGCAGCGTGTGACCGCCTGGCTCGACCCGTTCGCGGGCTGGGGCAAGCTGGCGGCGAGCGAGCAGATGGCGAAGTCGCTGATGGCCTTCGGCTCCGGCGGCACCCTCGGCACCGGCCTCGGCCAGGGCAACTCCGACCTGATCGGCTTCGCGGCCAACTCCGACTTCATCCTCGCCACCGTCGGCGAGGAGCTGGGCCTCGCCGGGATGATGGCCGTCCTGCTCGTCTACGGCCTCGTCGTCGAGCGCGGGGTCCGCACGGCGCTCGCCGCCCGCGACCCCTTCGGAAAGCTCCTGGCCATCGGGCTGTCGGGCTCCTTCGCCATCCAGGTCTTCGTCGTCGCCGGCGGTGTCATGGGGCTCATCCCTCTGACCGGTATGACGATGCCGTTCCTCGCCGCGGGCGGTTCGTCCGTCATCGCCAACTGGGCGCTCATCGGCATCCTGATCAGAATCAGCGACACCGCCCGTCGCCCCGCACCTGCACCCGCACCGTCCCCGGACGCCGAAATGACCCAGGTGGTCCGACCGTGAACAAGCCGCTCCGCAGGATCGCGATCTTCTGCGGCGTACTCGTGCTCGCCCTGCTCGTCCGCACGAACTACATCCAGTACGTCCGCGCCGACGAGTTGAACGGGAACGAGCACAACCGCCGCGTCCAGATCGAGCGCTACGCCCACGAGCGCGGCAACATCATCGTCGACGGCGAACCCGTCACGGGCTCGGTCGAGACCAAGGACAGCGACTTCAAGTACAAGCGGGTCTGGAAGGACGGCCCCATGTGGGCGCCCGTCACCGGCTACTCGTCGCAGGCCTTCGACTCGACGCAGCTGGAGAACCTCGAGGACGGCATCCTCACCGGCAACAGCGACCAGCTGTTCTTCGACCGCACGCTGTCGATGTTCACCGGCGAGAAGAAGACCGGCGGCAACATCGTCACCACCCTGGACGCCGCCGCCCAGAAGGCCGCCTTCAAGGGCCTCGGGGACAAGAAGGGGGCCGTCGCGGCCCTCGACCCGCAGACCGGGGCCATCCTGGCCCTCGCCAGCACACCCTCGTACGACCCCTCGGTCTTCGCGGGCAACTCGCTGAAGGACTCGGACGCCCGGCAGAAGCTCCTGAACGACAAGGACAAGCCGATGCTGAACCGGGCCCTGCGGGAGACCTACCCGCCCGGCTCGACGTTCAAGGTCGTCACCGCCTCCGCCGCGCTCGAGAACGGTCTCTACACCGACATCGACGCGAAGACGGACTCCCCGCTGCCCTGGCGCCTCCCGCAGTCGACCAACCTCCTGCAGAACGAGGGCAGCATCCCCTGCAAGGACGCGTCCCTCAGGGAGGCGCTGCGCTGGTCGTGCAACACCGTGTTCGGCAAGATGAGCCACGACCTCGGCAACGAGAAGATGATGGAGCAGGCCGGCAAGTTCGGCTTCAACAAAGAGGTCTTCACACCGGTCCGCGCCGACGCCAGCATCTACCCCAAGGACAACCAGCCGCAGAACGCCATGGCGGGCATCGGCCAGGCGTCGAACCGCGCCACACCGCTGCAGATGGCCATGGTCGCGTCCGCGATCGCCAACGACGGCAAGCTCATGCAGCCGTACATGGTCGCCCAGCGGCAGGCCCCCAACCTGGACGTCATCTACACGCACGAGAAGGAGCAGCTCAGCCAGCCCCTCTCCGCGGAGAACGCCCAGAAGGTCCAGCAGATGATGGAGACCGTGGTCAAGACCGGCACGGGAACCAACGCCCAGATCGACGGCGTCACCGTGGGTGGCAAGACCGGTACGGCCCAGCACGGCCTCAACAACAGCGAGAAGCCGTACGCGTGGTTCATCTCGTACGCCAAGACCGACAGCGGCTCCCCGGTCGCCGTGGCCGTGGTGGTCGAGGACGGCAACGCCAACCGGGACGACATCTCCGGTGGCGGTCTGGCCGCGCCCATCGCCAAGAGCGTGATGCAGGCGGTACTCGACGGAAAGAAGTGACACTCGTCACAACTTCTGTCCACACCCGCGCATTGGCATACCGGTCGGATATCAGCTGAAGGGTGCGGGCCGATCGCACCGGCCGTGCCCGGTAGCGTATGCGCGAACAGCGCACCGCCGGACCACACACGGGTGCGGTCGGGACTGACGGAGAGGGCTGGATCAGTTATGGAAGAGCCGCGTCGCCTCGGCGGCCGGTACGAGCTGGGCTCGGTGCTCGGCCGTGGTGGCATGGCCGAGGTGTACCTCGCCCACGACACCCGGCTCGGCCGCACCGTCGCTGTGAAGACGCTGCGGGCCGATCTCGCCCGCGACCCGTCCTTCCAGGCACGGTTCCGCCGTGAAGCCCAGTCGGCCGCATCGCTCAACCACCCCGCGATCGTCGCCGTCTACGACACGGGCGAGGACTACGTCGACGGGGTCTCCATCCCCTACATCGTGATGGAGTACGTCGACGGGTCGACGCTCAGGGAACTCCTGCACTCCGGCCGCAAGCTGCTGCCCGAGCGGACCCTCGAGATGACGGTCGGCATCCTCCAGGCCCTGGAGTACTCGCACCGCGCCCAGATCGTGCACCGTGACATCAAGCCGGCGAACGTCATGCTGACGCGCACCGGCCAGGTCAAGGTCATGGACTTCGGCATCGCCCGCGCCATGGGTGACTCCGGCATGACCATGACCCAGACCGCCGCGGTCATCGGCACCGCCCAGTACCTATCCCCGGAGCAGGCCAAGGGCGAGCAGGTGGATGCCCGATCCGACCTGTACTCCACCGGGTGCCTGCTCTACGAGCTGCTCGCGGTCCGGCCTCCGTTCGTCGGTGACTCGCCTGTCGCGGTCGCCTACCAGCACGTGCGTGAGGAGCCGCAGCCCCCCAGCAACTTCGATCCCGAGATCACGCCCGAGATGGACGCGATCGTCCTGAAGGCGCTGACCAAGGACCCCGACTACCGGTACCAGTCGGCCGACGAGATGCGCGCCGACATCGAGGCCTGCCTCGACGGCCAGCCGGTCGCGGCCACCGCCGCCATGGGGGCCGCGGGCTACGGCGGCTACAACTCCTACAACAGCGACCAGCCCACCACCGCGCTCCGTTCGGCGGACGCGAGCGGCGCCCAGACGTCCATGCTGCCCCCGGTCAACCCGGACGACGGCGGTTACGGCTACGACGACCGCCCGGACCGGCGCCGGCAGAAGAAGAGCAACACCTCGACGATCCTCCTGGTGGTCGCCGGCGTCCTGGTGCTCATCGGCGCCATCCTGATCGGCCGTGCGGTCTTCACCGACAACAACAGCGGTGACGGCGGCAAGATCGACGTCCCGAACATGGTCGGGTCGACGGTCGAGGCCGCGCAGGGACTCGCGGACAACTCCGGGGTCGTGCTCAGCATCGGCGCGAAGGAACCCTGCGCGGCCCAGGAGAAGGGCCAGATCTGCAGCCAGACGCCAGCGGCGAGCGGGGAGATGAACAAGGGCGAGACGGTCACGGTGGTCGTCTCCACCGGCGCGCCCAAGGTCGAGGTCCCGGACGTCGTGGACGACAACGAGGAGGACGCCCGCAAGGCTCTGGAGGACAAGGGCTTCACGGTGAACGTCAAGACGGCCGAGTCCGACAAGACCCCGGACACGGTCATCTCGCAGAACCCCGAGGGCGGCTCGAAGGCCGAGAAGGACTCCGAGGTCACGATCACGGTGGCCAAGAAGTCGACGCAGAACGTGCCCGGAGTGGTCGGCAGGTCGTTCGAGGAAGCCGAAGCCCAGCTGAAGGGTGTCGGGTTCCCGAACGTGTCGCGGACCGATGTCGACTCGGATCAGCCCGCCGGAACCGTCATCGAGCAGAACCCGCCCGCGAACAGCAAGCAGGCCAAGGACGTGCAGATCGTCCTCAAGGTCTCCAAGGGCCCCGCTCAGCCGGAACAGGTGACCATCCCGGGTGACCTCCAGGGCAAGCGGTACCAGGACGCGAAGGCCGCGCTCGAAGGCCTCGGCCTGGTGGTCGCGCTGGCCCCCAACTCGTCCGACAAGCCCAACGCCATCGTGATGCAGTCCGATCCCGCCCCCAACACCCCGTTGGCGAAGGGAAGCACCGTCACCCTCACCACCATCGGGGGCGGCGGCGACGGAAACATCTTCGGTGGCCCCTCCGGACGCTAGGGACACCGCCTCACGCCGCACGGCAGGGCCCCGGTCACCTCGAAGGTGACCGGGGCCCTGCCGTCGTTCTCGGCACCGTCCAGGCGGGCTAGCGCAGCTCCGCCGGCTTCGTACGGTCCCTGTCGACCTTCTCGGTGCGCACCAGCTCGCCCCACACGATGTAGCGGTAGTTCGACGTGTAGACGGGCGTGCACGTCGTCAGCGTGATGTAGCGGCCGGGCTTCTTCACGCCCGACTCCTCGGGGACGGCGGCGATCGCGTCGACGTTGAACTTCGAGGTCTGGGGCAGCGTCGCGTAGACCTTGTAGACGTACCAGGTGTCCCTGGTCTCGAAGACGACGGCGTCGCCCTTCTTCACCTTGTCGATGTTGTGGAACTTGGCGCCGTGTCCGTCGCGGTGCGCCGCGAGGGCGAAGTTGCCCGTCGGGTCGGAGGGGAGGGCCGACTTCACGGGATCGGTGTAGTAGCCGGCCACTCCGCTGTTCAGCCTCGTCGTGCCGGTGCCCTTCCCGACCAGCACCTCGCCGTTCTTCATGGCGGGTACGTGGAGGAATCCGATGCCGTCCCTCGTGTCCAGGGCGCCCGGTCCGCCCGCCCAGCGGTCCCGCACGGTGTTGCCCTGCTTGTCGGCCTCACGGTCGGCGAGGACGTTGGTCCACCAGAGCGAGTAGACGACGAACAGCCCGAGCACCAGGCCGGCGGTGATCAGCAGTTCGCCGAAGAGGCTCACCGCCGCGGCGACGGGATGGCGGCCGCCGCGTGGCGCGGGCGGGGGTGGCACGTCGACACGCTCGTCCTGCTCGGTCCCAGCTGCCACCGCACCCGCCCCTGTCGTGATGTCGTCCAGCCCGCTTCAGCCGACGAGCGCGTCGGGCTTCCCCTTGCTCCGCGGGCGTTCGTCGACCATCTTGCCCCACACGATCATTCGGTACGTACTCGTGAATTCCGGCGTACAGGTCGTCAGTGTGATGTACCTGCCGGGGCCGGTGAACCCGGAACCCGGGGGGACTTCGTCGATCACCGCCACGTTCGAGGGCGACGTCTGCGGAAGGATGCTGGTCATCTCGTACGTGTAGTAGGCCTCCTGGGTCTCGACCACGATCGGGTCACCGGGCTTCAGCTTGTTGATGTAGCGGAACGGTTCGCCATGGGTGTTGCGGTGACCCGCCACCGCGAAGTTGCCCTGCTTCGCCGACGGCATCGCGGTCTTCAGCTTGCCCTCGCCGTAGTGACCGACCATGCCCCGGTCGAGGACCTTCTCCTTGCTGATGCCCTCGGCGATCGGCGCGACGACGTCCAGCTTGGGGATGTGCATGATGGCGAACCCCTGGCCCGGTTCGAAGGCCCCCGGACTGCGCTCGCCACTCGCCCAGTCGTCCTGGATCTTGTGCGTCTCCCGGCCGGCGATCTGGTCGGCCCGGACGTTGGTCCACCACAGCTGGTAGGTGACGAACAGGAGCATCAGCACGCCGAAGGTGATGAAGACTTCTCCGACGACGCGGCTCGCCACCACGGCGGGGCTCTCCTTGGCCGCACGGGCCGCGCGACGAGCCTCCACGCGTGACATCGGGGCCCCGGACGCCGCCGTCCCGGATGCCGCGGGCGGCCCGGGTTCCGGCCGGCGTCTTCCGCGCCCCTTGGCGGCCCGCCGGCGCTCGGCCCGGCCACCGGTGGCCGTCGTCCCGTCCGAGACGGCCGTTGCCGCGGCCGTCGCCGAGTCGGTGGCCGCCGCGGAGTCCGTCGCTTCCGGGCCCTGTGCCCGCCGGATGTCGGCGGTCCGCAGGGCTATGGTCTCGTCGCCGCCGGCCGGCCGCGCCTGGGGCGGGACCCCGGCCCGGCCGGGCGCGGGGCGCCGTGGCGACGACGGCGCGGCCGGCTTCTCCGCGGTGTCCCGCGAGGGTTCCGCCACCGCGGTCGCGAGACCGGGCAGTACGGCGGTCCCTTCGGCGGGGCCCGCCGTGGGTCCCGTGCCCGGCCGCTGCTGCCCGTACCAGTCCCGCTGGTAGCCCTCGGGGTCGTACCACTCTCCGGGGGTCTCCACGGGCGTCCGGGGCGCCGTCCTGGGCGTCTCGGACGCCCCGGGCGGCTCCTCGTCGGCCCCCGCGGTCTCCGGGCGGGGCCAGTTCGAGGCGTGCTGCTCCGGCAGGGGGTCGTTCAGCGGATCAGCGAGCTGTTCCACCGCCGCCTCGAACGTGCCGTCGGGCTCGTACGCTCCCCGCGCGTACGAGCCTTCCTGCCCGGAATCGGGGCGGAACGAGGTCACGCCGCTACCTTGCCCACCACTGGGGCGAGCCCCACCGATCTCGCGACGGCCCCCACGTCGCCGCACCGCTCCAGCCAGTTGGCGAGCATCAGGTGCCCGTGCTCCGTGAGCACCGACTCGGGGTGGAACTGCACGCCCTCCACAGCCTGTTCACGGTGGCGCAGCCCCATGATGATGCCGTCGACGGTGCGTGCGGTGACCTCGAGTTCGGGCGGGATCGTCGCGGGTTCGGCGGCGAGCGAGTGGTACCGCGTCGCGGTGAAGGGGGACGGCAGTCCGGCGAACACCCCCTGGCCGTCGTGCAGTACGGGGGATGTCTTGCCGTGCAGCAGCTCCGGAGCCCGGTCCACGACACCGCCGTAGGCGACGGCCATCGACTGCATGCCCAGGCAGACACCGAAGACCGGGACGCCGCTCCGCGCACAGTGGTGCACCATCTCGATGCAGACACCGGCTTCTTCGGGTGTTCCCGGGCCGGGGGAGAGCAGGACTCCGTCGAACCCGTCGTCGGCGTGTGCCGTGGTCACCTGGTCGTTGCGGACGACTTCGCACTCCGCGCCGAGCTGGTAGAGGTACTGGACGAGGTTGAAGACGAAGCTGTCGTAGTTGTCGACGACGAGAATGCGTGCGCTCACTGACCGGTCCCCGCTCCGCCCGTGCCTTGGCCGTCCACCGTCACGTCACCGAACGGCAGCAGAGGCTCCGCCCACGGGAAGACGTACTGGAAGAGCGCGTAGACAACCGCCAGGGCCAGCACGAGCGAGATGAAGCCCCGTACCCATGTGTTGCCCGGCAGATGCCGCCAGATCCAGCCGTACATGCTGTTGCCTCCGTTCGGTACGGCACCAGACTAAACGGCGCGGGCTCAGGCGTGGGTCAGCTGTGGAAAGCCACCGGGACGGGTCCGTCACACGCACGTCGTACGGGTCCGCCCCGGCGCGTCGCACGGGGCGCCGGCGCCGCTGGGGCCCGGCCGGGCGGCCTACCGCACCGGCTGCGCGTAGTGGAGGTCGACGGTGCCCGCGTAGCCGGGGAGCGTCAGCCTGTCGCTCTCCTCGACCTTCCATCCCAGCCCGTACGCCTTCACGTACAACTGGTAGTTCTGGATCGCCGTGGA is drawn from Streptomyces sp. NBC_00178 and contains these coding sequences:
- a CDS encoding FtsW/RodA/SpoVE family cell cycle protein is translated as MSVVTNTTTIGAIDAPSRRNTELVLVAFAVLISVFAYANVGLAINGELPAGMLGYGLGLALLGGVAHLAVRRFAPYADPLLLPLATLLNGLGLAIIWRLDQSERFQQTPNFVAAASKQLLFSAAGVALLVIVLLVLKDHRILQRYTYISMLAALFLLILPMFFPAVNGAKIWIKIPGVGTIQPGEFAKIIIAVFFAGYLMVKRDALALASRRFMGLYLPRGRDLGPILMVWAFSILILVFETDLGSSLLFFGMFIVMLYVATERTSWIVFGLLMSGAGAVGVATFEPHVQQRVTAWLDPFAGWGKLAASEQMAKSLMAFGSGGTLGTGLGQGNSDLIGFAANSDFILATVGEELGLAGMMAVLLVYGLVVERGVRTALAARDPFGKLLAIGLSGSFAIQVFVVAGGVMGLIPLTGMTMPFLAAGGSSVIANWALIGILIRISDTARRPAPAPAPSPDAEMTQVVRP
- a CDS encoding peptidoglycan D,D-transpeptidase FtsI family protein is translated as MNKPLRRIAIFCGVLVLALLVRTNYIQYVRADELNGNEHNRRVQIERYAHERGNIIVDGEPVTGSVETKDSDFKYKRVWKDGPMWAPVTGYSSQAFDSTQLENLEDGILTGNSDQLFFDRTLSMFTGEKKTGGNIVTTLDAAAQKAAFKGLGDKKGAVAALDPQTGAILALASTPSYDPSVFAGNSLKDSDARQKLLNDKDKPMLNRALRETYPPGSTFKVVTASAALENGLYTDIDAKTDSPLPWRLPQSTNLLQNEGSIPCKDASLREALRWSCNTVFGKMSHDLGNEKMMEQAGKFGFNKEVFTPVRADASIYPKDNQPQNAMAGIGQASNRATPLQMAMVASAIANDGKLMQPYMVAQRQAPNLDVIYTHEKEQLSQPLSAENAQKVQQMMETVVKTGTGTNAQIDGVTVGGKTGTAQHGLNNSEKPYAWFISYAKTDSGSPVAVAVVVEDGNANRDDISGGGLAAPIAKSVMQAVLDGKK
- the pknB gene encoding Stk1 family PASTA domain-containing Ser/Thr kinase — its product is MEEPRRLGGRYELGSVLGRGGMAEVYLAHDTRLGRTVAVKTLRADLARDPSFQARFRREAQSAASLNHPAIVAVYDTGEDYVDGVSIPYIVMEYVDGSTLRELLHSGRKLLPERTLEMTVGILQALEYSHRAQIVHRDIKPANVMLTRTGQVKVMDFGIARAMGDSGMTMTQTAAVIGTAQYLSPEQAKGEQVDARSDLYSTGCLLYELLAVRPPFVGDSPVAVAYQHVREEPQPPSNFDPEITPEMDAIVLKALTKDPDYRYQSADEMRADIEACLDGQPVAATAAMGAAGYGGYNSYNSDQPTTALRSADASGAQTSMLPPVNPDDGGYGYDDRPDRRRQKKSNTSTILLVVAGVLVLIGAILIGRAVFTDNNSGDGGKIDVPNMVGSTVEAAQGLADNSGVVLSIGAKEPCAAQEKGQICSQTPAASGEMNKGETVTVVVSTGAPKVEVPDVVDDNEEDARKALEDKGFTVNVKTAESDKTPDTVISQNPEGGSKAEKDSEVTITVAKKSTQNVPGVVGRSFEEAEAQLKGVGFPNVSRTDVDSDQPAGTVIEQNPPANSKQAKDVQIVLKVSKGPAQPEQVTIPGDLQGKRYQDAKAALEGLGLVVALAPNSSDKPNAIVMQSDPAPNTPLAKGSTVTLTTIGGGGDGNIFGGPSGR
- a CDS encoding class E sortase, which produces MAAGTEQDERVDVPPPPAPRGGRHPVAAAVSLFGELLITAGLVLGLFVVYSLWWTNVLADREADKQGNTVRDRWAGGPGALDTRDGIGFLHVPAMKNGEVLVGKGTGTTRLNSGVAGYYTDPVKSALPSDPTGNFALAAHRDGHGAKFHNIDKVKKGDAVVFETRDTWYVYKVYATLPQTSKFNVDAIAAVPEESGVKKPGRYITLTTCTPVYTSNYRYIVWGELVRTEKVDRDRTKPAELR
- a CDS encoding class E sortase; protein product: MTSFRPDSGQEGSYARGAYEPDGTFEAAVEQLADPLNDPLPEQHASNWPRPETAGADEEPPGASETPRTAPRTPVETPGEWYDPEGYQRDWYGQQRPGTGPTAGPAEGTAVLPGLATAVAEPSRDTAEKPAAPSSPRRPAPGRAGVPPQARPAGGDETIALRTADIRRAQGPEATDSAAATDSATAAATAVSDGTTATGGRAERRRAAKGRGRRRPEPGPPAASGTAASGAPMSRVEARRAARAAKESPAVVASRVVGEVFITFGVLMLLFVTYQLWWTNVRADQIAGRETHKIQDDWASGERSPGAFEPGQGFAIMHIPKLDVVAPIAEGISKEKVLDRGMVGHYGEGKLKTAMPSAKQGNFAVAGHRNTHGEPFRYINKLKPGDPIVVETQEAYYTYEMTSILPQTSPSNVAVIDEVPPGSGFTGPGRYITLTTCTPEFTSTYRMIVWGKMVDERPRSKGKPDALVG
- a CDS encoding aminodeoxychorismate/anthranilate synthase component II translates to MSARILVVDNYDSFVFNLVQYLYQLGAECEVVRNDQVTTAHADDGFDGVLLSPGPGTPEEAGVCIEMVHHCARSGVPVFGVCLGMQSMAVAYGGVVDRAPELLHGKTSPVLHDGQGVFAGLPSPFTATRYHSLAAEPATIPPELEVTARTVDGIIMGLRHREQAVEGVQFHPESVLTEHGHLMLANWLERCGDVGAVARSVGLAPVVGKVAA